AGGTCGTCGAACGTCCCATCGTGCTGGACGAGGGGACGATCCCCGCCATCGACGTCATCGGGCTCGGCGCCGTGCTGGAGCACTACGTGGCGGACGACGACCCGGACTCACCGGGCTCCGTCTTCGTGAGCGAGCGGCAGACGTGGTTCGACTCCGTGTGGAACTACCTGGCGAAGGACTGACCGGCAGTCTCCTCAGCACGACACGGGTACCGACAACGCCCGCATGACCGGCTCGAAGGAGCCGACCACGTCCCGTGCGCCCTCGTCCCGCATCAGTGCCTCTGTCTTCTTTTCCCGCGTGAAGCCGAGGAACGGCACCTTCGCGGCCCGGGCAGCGGTGAGGTCGGTGAGTTGGTCGCCGATCAGCAGCGTCCGGGACGGGGACGGGCCGCCGAGCTCGGTCAGGGCACGGGTGACCACGTCGGGGTGCGGCTTCATCAGATGCGGGTCCTCGGGATCGCGTCCCAGAACGGCGGAGAAGTGATGCAGGAGGCCCTGCTGTTCCAGGTATTCGCGCACCGGGCCCGCCGAGTTGTTGCTCACGATCACCAGTGCCTTGCCCAGCCCGGCCAGCGTGAC
The DNA window shown above is from Streptomyces chartreusis and carries:
- a CDS encoding HAD family hydrolase; this encodes MTTTCTEYDGHGDLDTLRDVLGRADAVLLDFDGPVCDLFRGACTAYIADEVKERARLEWGRLDAGVRDCADSHGVLRCLADMALRRTGDHRGTRLSWADGIVTRHEYEAVGQAVPTPGARELVVTLAGLGKALVIVSNNSAGPVREYLEQQGLLHHFSAVLGRDPEDPHLMKPHPDVVTRALTELGGPSPSRTLLIGDQLTDLTAARAAKVPFLGFTREKKTEALMRDEGARDVVGSFEPVMRALSVPVSC